TCTGAGGGATGAGTACGACGCGGTAATAATCGGCGTGGGGCTGCGGGCGAGCAAAAGGCTGGACGTGCCGGGCGGCGGCCTGCCGGGGGTTTACCCGGCGCTTGAGTTTCTGGAGATGGCCAACCTGGGCGAAAGGCCGCGGGTGAGCGGCCGGGTCGCCGTAGTCGGCGGCGGAGACGTGGCCATGGACGCGGCCCGCACCGCCCTGCGCCTGGGCGCCTCCGAAGTGCTGGTAATCTGCCTGGAGGAGCGGGAGCAAATGCCCGCCCACAGGTGGGAGGTAGATGAAGCCCTGGCCGAGGGGGTAACCCTTTTGCCCGGCCGCGGCCCTGCCGGGATCATGGAGCAGGGGGGCAGGGTTGTTGGCCTGAAGGTTCAAAAGGTAAAGTCGGTTTTTGACCCTGACGGAAGGTTCAACCCGGTTTATGAGCCGGGCAGCTTTGAGAGCGTGCCCTGCGATACGGTAATAACGGCCATAGGCCAGGCGCCGGACTTCCGCTTCCTTAACGGCAGCGGGCTGAAGGCAGGGGAAGGGGGGCGGCTGGTCCTGGACGGAGAGTTCTTTGTTGCCGGTGTCCGCGGCCTCTTTTGCCTGCGGCGAGATAGCCGCCGGGCCCGGCCCGGCCATTGCCGCAGTAGCCTCCGGCCGCAGGGCGGCGGAGTTGGTGGACCGCTATTTAAAGGGCGCAAAAGGGCTGCCGCCTGAAGATGAAGGCGCGGTCATCGGCCCTCTGCCGGCCAAAGTGGCCGGGAGAATACCCCGCCGCGCCCGCAGGGAGGCGGCAGGGCCGCCCGGCGGGAAGGCCGGTGTGCTTCTTGTCCCCCGGCCGGTGCCGGCCGAACCGGACGCCCTTTACGAGGCGGGGCGGTGCCTGAGCTGCGGCCTGGGGGCCAGGGTGGACGGCGCCAAATGCGCCGCCTGCCTGGCCTGCCTGAGGGTATGCCCTTACGGGGTGCCCGTTGCAGGGCGGCAGGCCGTCATGCCGGTTGAAGGCTGTTTGGCCTGCGGCATTTGCGCCTCGGTCTGCCCGGCGGGAGCGATAGCCGTTGAAAAGGTGGACATGGCGGCCGGGCCGCACCTGCCGCTTGACGGGCGGCTGGCAGGGAAGGTTGCCGTTTTTACCTGCCTGGGGGCCTGCGAGGAAAGGCTTGAGCTGGATGCCCTGAAAAAAAACGGCGGGCAGCCCGGCCTGCACGTGATAGAGATGCCGGCGGCCGGCGCCCTGCGCCTGGAGTGGATTTTAAATGCTTTTGAAAACGGGGCTGCCGGGGCGGCGGTAATTGCCTGCGGCGCCGGCGAGTGCTGCCACCCGGGCGGCGCCGCCTACGCCCAGGGGGTTGTGGCCCGCGCCAGGAGCATCCTGGAGCAGGCCGGCATTGCGCCGGAGCGGCTCTGCTGCTTGAGGCCGGACGGGGAACGGGATGCGGCGTCCCTGCTGGCCGGCTTTATCGAAGGGCTGAAATAGCCTTACCCGCCGAAGGCCTGCTTTAAGATTTCCCTGCCCCTGGGGGTTACGGTCAGCCTGACCGGGCCGCCTTCGTCCTTTTCCCTGGCAATGAGACCCTCTTTGTTTAAGCGGCCGACCCGGTCCCACACCGTGTTGAATCCTATCCCCAGGGCGTTTCCTATTTGCCGGCAGTGCAGGTCTCCCGGCTTGATGTTGTGGCAGCCTCCTGAGCATACCATGCCGCCCCGCTCGCCGATGACCCTCAATACGTCCAGGGAGTGCGGCGGAAGGGAAAGTTTCTCTGGGTTTAAACCCGCATTATCCATCCTTTAAACCTCCTTTGGGCAAACTGACCGGGCCTTAGCGGCCGGAAAAGGCTGGAAAGCGTCTTGTCAACTTAAAACAGGATTAGTATAATTGATTAATATAATTATAATGGTTTAACACTGCAAAGCTCATGCCATTATTGATGGTTGCAGTTGCTCCGGGGGAAACAGGGGCGGCCGCTGCAGGGGGCACGATGCGGCGGCCTTGCCGCCAGAAAGCTGAAAGGGCTGGATATTTGCCGTGGAAAGTAATTTAAAGCAGGGAAATATGAATGCGCCCGGCCGTTTTGAAATGTTTTACCGCCAGGTGGAGGACGTTCTTTTCTGCTGCCCGAAGGTGGCCGAAGCGGTTGTCCTCGCGGTAGGCGGCCTGCAGCAAGCCGAAATATTGAAGGCCTATATCGTGCTGAGGGAGGGTGAAGCGGCCACGGCCGAGGAAATAGTCCGGTTTTGCGCAGGGCGCCTGGAAGAGTTTCTGGTGCCCGGGGCGGTCGAATTCCGGGAAAGCCTTCCCAAGACACCCGCCGGGAAGGTTTTAAGAAGGGTGCTGCTGGAGGAAGAAAAAAACAGGAACCGTTGATTTATCTGAATTATCTGTTGACATATTGACGCCTTTATCATATTCTTAAATTGCACAACCGAATATGTTCTTCGTTAGGTGAGGCTTCTACACAGACATATGCCACTGCCCGGAAATGTCGAGAGACGCCTACGGGTTAACAGGTACTGCCGGATTAAGGTTTTACTTAATGTGGCTGGGATCTTTTCCCTAGCTGTGTATGTGTCAAAGCTTTGACGAGTGGAGAAGGTTATTTGCTGTTATTATTTGTGGGAAAACCTTCTTTAAAAATGAGGGTTTTTTATTTTTGACGTGGGAGGCGAATAATATGGAAGATGCCGGCTGTGGCGATAGAAAAACCGGCACAGCTTTGACTACCGGCACAATTCATGTGAGTAACCGGAAAAGAATTCTGGCAGACTGGGGGGTTGAGGATGATTAAGACCTATCTTTACAGCCACGGCGAGAACAGGATGTACCACGACGTAGAGCTGGAGAAAAAGAACGAATTTTTAAAGCACGAAGAGGACCTGCTGTGGGTCGACCTTTACAGGTTTACCGAAGAAGAAATAAAGTACGTGGCAAGAATTTTCGACTTTCACCCGCTGGCCGTGGAGGACTGCATGAGCTACAGCCCGCGCGCCAAGCTTGACAATTACGAGGACTATTATTTCTTTGTCATGCATGCCCTCCGTTACGACGAGGAGTCCGAGGAGGAAATCGTGCTGGTTCAGCTTAACGTTTTTTTGGGGCCCAACTTTGTGGTGACCGTTCATAACCAGACCCTGCCGGTGCTGGGGCGGATGGCCAGGGTCAGCCTGCACAGCTCCCAGTACATGAATAAGGGGATGGAATTTTTCCTGTACTCCATTATTGACGGCAATACCGACGAGATCTTCCCCATTCTGGAACGCATCGGGGTGCGTATCGACGAGCTGGAGGACGAGATTTACGAGCAGCCCAGCAAGGAAATTACGGAAGAGTTTTTGGCCCTGAAGAGGACCATTTTGACCATCCGGCGTGCCGTCCTGCCGCAGTTGAGGGTTTTTACCAGCATTAACGCGGGCGGGCACCCCTATTTCGACATCCGGGAGGAAATAAAGCCCTACTTTCTGGACCTGGTGGACCACCTCGAGCGGATTGCCGACTCAATTGAAGGGTACCGCGACCTGGTGGACGCCTCCCTGGCCACCTACCACTCGCTGATCAGTGCCCGCACCAACCAGACGATGCGGGTGCTTACGGTAATCTCGACGATCTTCATCCCGCTTACCTTTCTGACCGGCTTTTTCGGCATGAACGTGCCGCTGCCCTACCAGAACAGCGGTATGTCCACCTTTCTAATAACTGCCGGTCTGATCGGGGTTTCAGGGCTGATGCTGGCGGCATTTAAAAAGCAAAAATGGATCTGAAAGGGAAAACTTCTTGCCCTGCCGTTTTCCGGCCGGGGCCTGAAAATATATAATGTATAACTGGCGAAGGCAATTTTTCAGCATATTTTTACCGGTTTTAATTTTATTTTAAGCTTTGTTGTGTAGAATCCATAGCAGGCGAAAATGTTTATGCAGCAGCCGGCGCTTTGTCGCCGCTCACTCCGGTGCTCCGCGCCGACAGCACCAGGGCTTGCTTCGGACCGGACTAGCGTCGCTGCAAAGGCGGCGAAAGGTTTGTTTTGATTATGACTTTTTTCATCATTGTTTTTCTCGTTCGCTTTGACAAAGCGCCGTCTCCACACATTTTATTCCCGGTTTGTCACGGAATATCACGGGCTGTTAATCATTTTAAGTTTTTCCTGGGAGGGTTTTGAACATGAACAGGTTCCTGCGTTCTCCTTATGCTAAGACGGCCGGCGCCTTCCTGGCAGGGGTGCTGGCGGTTGCGGCCGTTCTGGCGCTGGCCGGCGTCCTGCACGGCGTGCCCGGCCTTTCCCGGAGCGGCGCGGCCGCAATTGCCGACGCCCAGGCTGCCGAACTGCCGGGCCTGGGCCCCAATACCATTGCGGACATAGTGTCGCGGGTGGGGCCGGCGGTGGTAAGAATCGACACCACCGTCCAGGGGGAGAGGTATGTCGATCCTTTCTTCAACGACCCCTTTTTCAGGCACTTTTTCGGCGACCAGTTCCGCATTCCGATGCAGTCTGAGGAGCGCCGCGGGCTGGGGTCGGGCTTCATCGTTTCGCCGGACGGCTATATTTTAACCAACGAGCACGTCATTGCCGGCGCCGACCGGATTGAGGTGACCGTGGCCGGGCGGGACAAGCCCTATCAGGCCAGAAAAGTTGGGGCGGACCACGACCTCGACCTGGCAGTGCTGAAAATTGACGCCGGCAACGATCTGCCCACCATTCCGCTGGGCAACTCGGACAGCGTCAGGGTGGGCGACTGGGTTGTGGCCATCGGCAACCCTTACGGCCTGGACCATACCGTAACGGTGGGCGTGATCAGCGCCAAGGGACGGCCGGTAACGGTGGAAGACCGGCGGTATAAGAACCTGCTCCAGACCGACGCCTCGATTAACCCGGGCAACAGCGGCGGCCCGCTCTTAAACCTGAACGGCGAGGTGGTGGGGATCAACACCGCCATCAACGCCCAGGCCCAGGGCATCGGCTTTGCCATACCGAGCAGCACGGTCAAGGCGGTCTTTGACGACCTGGTGCAAAAAGGAGGGGTTTCCCACCCCTGGCTGGGCGTCTACCTTCAGCAGGTGACGGAGGAATTGGCAAGCTATTTCGGTTTGCAGGACTTAAGCGGCGCTCTGGTGGCCTCGGTGGTTAGCGGCGGGCCGGCGGAAAAGGCCGGATTGCGGCGGGGCGACATCATCGTGCGCTACAACGGCAGCGCCGTAAACAACCCCAACGACCTGATCGAGCTGGTGGGGGGAACCGCCGTGGGCAGCCAGGTCGAAATTGAGTTTATCAGGGGCGGAGAGAGAAAAACCGTTACGGCCGTAATTGAGGCAAAAAGGCCATAGTTCACCCGACGCGGAGCATTCTGAGCCAAGCGGCTTCAGCACCGTGGCCTTAATGGTGCAGCTTTAGTTTTACGCCTGCTGCGGCAGGTTTTTTTCTTTTGCCGGCGAATTTTTAAAATGTAGAAATACGGAGGTGCGTATGGAAGCGAAGATTCTGGTTATTGACGACGACCGGAAGATAACCGCCATGCTGCGCCGCTGCCTGGTCTTTGAAGGCTTTGAGGTGCAGACGGCGGCAGGAGGGGAGGAAGGCCTGCGCCTTGCCGCCGCCTGGAAGCCCGACCTGGTGGTGCTGGACGTGCTCATGCCCGGCACAGACGGCTGGGAGGTGTGCCGCAGGCTTCGTGCCGGCAGCAGCCTGCCCATACTGATGCTCACCGCCAAAGATGAGGTGGCCGACCGGGTGAAGGGGCTGGACCTGGGCGCCGACGACTACCTGGTCAAGCCCTTTGCCCTGGAGGAACTGCTGGCCCGGATCAGGGCCCTCCTGCGCAGGAGCAGGCAGGCCGATACGGCCATGCGGCCCCTGGTGTACGCCGATCTGACGCTCGACCATGCCACCCGGGAGGTCCGCCGCGGCGGCCGCCCGATTCAGCTTACGGCAAGGGAATTCGAATTGCTGGCCCTGTTTATGGAGCACCCCCGCCAGGTGCTGACGCGGGACCAGATCATGGACAGGGTGTGGGGGATTGACTACGGCGGCGAGTCGAACGTTCTGGAGGTATATGTCGGGATGCTCCGGCAAAAGCTGGAGGAAGGCGGGGAAAAGAGGATTATCCACACCGTTCGCGGGGTGGGCTACGTTTTGAAGGAATAGCATTTTAAGATTGACGGAGGGAGACGCGTTGTCCCTGCGCCTGAAGCTGACCTTTTTATACAGCGGCGTCCTGGCCCTGACCATGCTGGTTTTCGGCCTGCTGGTGTATTTTTTTATGGAGCACAACCTTACCGCCGAAGCCGACCGCTCCGTTGCCGGGATAGCCGAGGACGTGGTGCGCTCGACCGTGATTGTGGGCAGGTTCCCGGCTCCGCTGCGGCAGGTGGTCATTCCCGACGTTGATGTTTTTGCCAATCCCAACACCTACATTCAGGTGGTGGACCGCTCCGGGGTGGTGGCGGCCAGGTCGGACAACCTGGGCGGGCAGGTCATTCCCTTGAGCGAGGAAACCCTCAGGGAGGTGGCCAAGGGAAAAGGCTTTTACGAGACCGTAATGTCGGGCAGCCAGAGCCTCAGGGTGTACAACCGGCCGCTTCTGGTGGACGGCCAGGTGGTAGGCGTGCTCCAGGTGGCCAGGACCATGGGGCCTGCCGAAATGGCCTTGAAGAGGCTTAGGATCCTGCTTTTCCTGGGCGGGGCGGTCGCCCTTTTCCTGACGAGCACCCTGGGATGGCTATTGGCCGGGGCGGCGCTGAGGCCGATAGGCCGGATCACCGAGACCGCTTCGGCCATCCAGCAGGGCCGGGACCTTACCAGGCGGATCAGTTACAGTGGGCCGAAGGACGAGGTGGGGCGCCTTGCCGGGACGCTGAACCAGATGCTGGAGCGGCTTCACGATGCCTACCGGAACCTGGAGGATGCAGAGGCGGCGCAGCGCCGCTTCGTTTCGGACGCCTCGCACGAGCTGCGCACCCCCTTGACCACCATCAAGGGCAACGTGGAGCTGCTGAAAAAAATGGGTGACGCCGATCCGGAAACAAGGAACGAAGCCCTTAACGATATTGCCGGCGAGGTTGAAAGGATGTCCAGGCTGGTCTCCGACCTTTTGGTCCTGGCCAGGGCCGATGCCAGCCTGAAGCTGAAAAAGGAGGCAGTTGCCCTGGCGCCGCTGCTTGCGGAGGCCGCCCGGCGGGGTTCCGTCCTGGCCGGGGGGCTGACTTTTTCTGCCGGCGATTTTTCCGCCCTGGGGGAAGCCGAGGTTTTGGGGGATAAGGATTATTTGATGCAGCTTCTGCTCATCCTGATAGAGAACGCAGTCCGTTACACGCCCCCGGGCGGGGAGGTGCGCCTGGAGGCCCAGGCAGAGGGGGATTGCGTGGAGATATCGATTATCGACAACGGGATCGGCATTGCTGAAAAGGACCTGCCCCACATTTTCGAGCGGTTTTACCGGGCGGACAAGGTCCGCTTCAGCAGCGGCTCCGGCCTGGGGCTGGCGATTGCCCGCTGGATTGTGGAGGAGCACGGCGGAACAATCATTGTGAAAAGTAAAGAAGGGGAAGGCAGCACGTTTACCGTCCACCTGCCCCTGAGAATTTTGTAATAAGGCTTTTTCAACGGTGGTATTAAAATCCTGATAAATAACAATTCATGGAAATTTTTCATATGTATTTTATTTTAGCAGTTCATAGTTTTTCCCCGTTTCTTTCGTCAGGAAACGTTCCGCTTGTTTTAAAACCAAGGCAAGAATTGCTCCGGCGCTCAGGGTCACGGCCATGGCTGTTTGGGTGTGGAGGATATACCAGAAAAGAAGGTATCCCGTTGACAGCACGATGGACATCAGCATCAGCGGAAATGCTACTTTCATAAAGCCGGTAAAGCTGATGTGCGCACCTCTTTTTTCGGCCATACCGACTACTACCACATTGGCCGACGCTCCGATGATCGTCCCGTTGCCGCCCAGGCAGGCCCCCAAAGACAATGACCACCAGAGTAAGTTTAAGTCGGTAATGCCGCCAAGGCGCCCCATGTCCTGGATCAGGGGGATCATCGTCGCCACAAAGGGAATGTTGTCCACAAATGCCGAGGCTATGGCAGAAAGCCAGAGGATCAACATGCCTGTGGGCAGCACATTGCCGCCGGTTACCTCCAGGGACCACCTGGCCACTGCCTCGATTACGCCTGCTTCTTCCAGTGCCCCGACCACCACGAAAAGCCCAATGAAGAAAAATATTACGGGCCACTCCACCACTTGCAGAGCGTGTTCAGGGTCCTCCCTGGTGAGCAAAAGCAAAAGGCTGGCGCCCGACAGGGCTATGACCGACGATTCGAGGTGGACGTACTGGTGCAGGATGAAGCCCAGTATGGTAAGGGAAAGTACCACCAGGCATTTGCGCAGGAGCACGGCGTCTTTAATTTCGTCCTGCTCATTCAGTTTCATTATATTTGCCTTCAGTTCCTCCCGCGCTACCAGCTGTTTTCGATATATAAGCCGGATCAAAAAAATGGTCAAAACGTATATAACCACTATAACCGGCGTCAGGTTGAATACGAAGTCCATGAAGCCCAGCCCGGTGGCGCTGCCGATCATAATATTCGGCGGGTCACCGATTAGTGTAGCCGTACCGCCGATGTTTGAAGCTAAAATCTCGGCGGACAGGAACGGCAGCGGGCTTATCTCGAGTTGCCTGGCTATGGCGAAGGTGACCGGCACGATTAAAAGCACGGCCGTAACATTATCCAGGAGAGCGGATAAAACCGCCGTGATCAGGGACAAAGCGCCGATGATCTTAAGCGGCTCGCCCTTGGAGCCCTTGGCTGCCTTAACTGCCAGGTACTCAAAGATACCGGTCTGCCTGGTAATGCCAACAATAATCATCATACCCACAAGCAGGCCGATGGTGTTAAAGTCGATTGCATGCACCGCTTTTTCCGGAGTGATAATCCCCAGTATAACCACCAGCGCAGCTCCGGCAAAGGCGGCAACCGTCCGGTGGATTTTTTCAGATACTATCACGGCGTAAGTAATTAAGAATACTGAAGTGGCTATAATAACCTGGTGCTGCTCGCTCAATGCTTTCACCCCTTTTTTATTTTCAACATAATATCATTTAATATCATTACCGAAAGTCTTCAGGCATGCGAAACCAATTGAAAAAAGCCTGTGCACTTGCTGCGGCATATTAAGTTGTCCTTTATAAAAAATAATAGGGTGGGAAGCCCGTAAAAGGACTTCCCACCCCAGAAGCCTGAATCCTTGAAAACGAATCGAAAAAATTCGTCCAACACGCAAACAAGAAATATTCAATTTATTTTTTCTTTTTCAAGTTGAATACTATCCCGACGTCGGGGTCGGTCCAGTAACCGGTAAGGCGGTATCCGTCCGCAATCAACTTTCTGCATTCAGCTATGGCTTGCTCCAGGTTGTCCAAAAATTTCACTCCTGTTTTGTCGCCTATATCCGGTATATTATCTACGGTTATTTGTTCTTCGAGGTAATCACCGTGTTCGGTTGCTTTATCTACGGATACCTTGGTCATGGACTTCCCTCCGGTATTTTTTTTATAATATACCAGATAGATCGATACGATAACAATACTCGAAAGTATTGTCGGATTTTAAAAAAATATTAAGATTAATAGTGGTGCAATGTATTGCCCCCACTCTAAAAACGGAGGAGAGTGAAAATGTCTCCATCTTGTCAAATCACATTCGCCAGCGCCGTTTTCCTGGGAATTTACGCGCTGTTGATCGCCGATAAGATCCACCGCACCATCGTGGCGCTCTGCGGCGCCGTGATTATGCTTCTTGCTGGCATCATTTCCCAGGAGCGGGCGGTCAGGGCCATCGACTTCAACACCATCGGCCTGCTTGTGGGTATGATGGTCATCGTAGGCATCACCCGCCGCACCGGCATTTTTGAGTACCTGGCCGTCATTTCGGCCAAGTGGGCCAAGGGCGAGCCGGTAAAGATCATGCTCTCGCTGGCCACCGTTACCGCTGTCCTGTCGGCTTTCCTGGACAATGTCACCACCGTGCTGCTGATTGTCCCGGTTACCTTTGCCATCGCCCGGCAGTTAAAGATAAACCCGGTACCCTTCCTGTTCGCTGAAATAATAGCGTCTAATATCGGCGGCACCGCCACCCTGATCGGCGACCCGCCCAACATCATGATCGGCAGCGCCACCGGACTTGGCTTCATGGACTTCGTCATAGCCCTGACCCCGGTCGTAATCGTAGTCCACATCGCCAACATGATCTGGCTCAGGGTCCTTTATAAGAAGCAGTTGGTAACCACCCCGGACCTGCAGAAGAATATAATGAACATGGACGAGAAAGAGGAAATAAAAGACCCGGTCATGCTAAAGAAAAGCCTCTGGATTATCGGTTTGACCATCCTGGGCTTTGTCCTGCACCAGTACCTGCACCTGGAATCGGCCACCATTGCCCTATCCGGCGCCGCCTTCCTTCTGCTGGTGACCCGTGACGACCCCGGGCGCGCTCTCGGTGCAGTGGAATGGCCCGTTATATTTTTCTTCGCCGGCCTCTTTGTCGTGGTCGGCGCCCTGGAGGAAGTGGGCGTAATTGAATACATAGCCAAGGAGTCCCTGAAACTGACCGGAGGCGCCATGGTGCCCACCGGGCTCCTGATCCTGTGGCTGTCCGCCATCGCCTCGGCTTTTGTGG
The window above is part of the Pelotomaculum thermopropionicum SI genome. Proteins encoded here:
- the ArsB gene encoding Na+/H+ antiporter NhaD and related arsenite permeases; translation: MSPSCQITFASAVFLGIYALLIADKIHRTIVALCGAVIMLLAGIISQERAVRAIDFNTIGLLVGMMVIVGITRRTGIFEYLAVISAKWAKGEPVKIMLSLATVTAVLSAFLDNVTTVLLIVPVTFAIARQLKINPVPFLFAEIIASNIGGTATLIGDPPNIMIGSATGLGFMDFVIALTPVVIVVHIANMIWLRVLYKKQLVTTPDLQKNIMNMDEKEEIKDPVMLKKSLWIIGLTILGFVLHQYLHLESATIALSGAAFLLLVTRDDPGRALGAVEWPVIFFFAGLFVVVGALEEVGVIEYIAKESLKLTGGAMVPTGLLILWLSAIASAFVDNIPFVATMIPLIQDMGRLGGIPDLKPLWWSLSLGACLGGNGTLIGASANVVVAGLAEKRGVIMTFMSFTKVAFPMMLMSVAICTGYLLLRYLH
- the GltD gene encoding NADPH-dependent glutamate synthase beta chain and related oxidoreductases, whose protein sequence is MSELLPPCTNACPVRTDVRGYIAAIARRDYVEACRLIRARNPFPSVCAWVCPHPCEEACRRAGVDMPLSIRELKRFAVENAAWSPAVPAPATGKKVAVVGAGPAGLTAAYELVLRGHRAVVYERHRSPGGHFFTSLPAYRLPREVLQRDLETILAAGVEVRTGVEVGRDVTVTRLRDEYDAVIIGVGLRASKRLDVPGGGLPGVYPALEFLEMANLGERPRVSGRVAVVGGGDVAMDAARTALRLGASEVLVICLEEREQMPAHRWEVDEALAEGVTLLPGRGPAGIMEQGGRVVGLKVQKVKSVFDPDGRFNPVYEPGSFESVPCDTVITAIGQAPDFRFLNGSGLKAGEGGRLVLDGEFFVAGVRGLFCLRRDSRRARPGHCRSSLRPQGGGVGGPLFKGRKRAAA
- the MarR gene encoding transcriptional regulator, with the translated sequence MDNAGLNPEKLSLPPHSLDVLRVIGERGGMVCSGGCHNIKPGDLHCRQIGNALGIGFNTVWDRVGRLNKEGLIAREKDEGGPVRLTVTPRGREILKQAFGG
- the BaeS gene encoding signal transduction histidine kinase, whose translation is MSLRLKLTFLYSGVLALTMLVFGLLVYFFMEHNLTAEADRSVAGIAEDVVRSTVIVGRFPAPLRQVVIPDVDVFANPNTYIQVVDRSGVVAARSDNLGGQVIPLSEETLREVAKGKGFYETVMSGSQSLRVYNRPLLVDGQVVGVLQVARTMGPAEMALKRLRILLFLGGAVALFLTSTLGWLLAGAALRPIGRITETASAIQQGRDLTRRISYSGPKDEVGRLAGTLNQMLERLHDAYRNLEDAEAAQRRFVSDASHELRTPLTTIKGNVELLKKMGDADPETRNEALNDIAGEVERMSRLVSDLLVLARADASLKLKKEAVALAPLLAEAARRGSVLAGGLTFSAGDFSALGEAEVLGDKDYLMQLLLILIENAVRYTPPGGEVRLEAQAEGDCVEISIIDNGIGIAEKDLPHIFERFYRADKVRFSSGSGLGLAIARWIVEEHGGTIIVKSKEGEGSTFTVHLPLRIL
- the ArsB gene encoding Na+/H+ antiporter NhaD and related arsenite permeases, translated to MSEQHQVIIATSVFLITYAVIVSEKIHRTVAAFAGAALVVILGIITPEKAVHAIDFNTIGLLVGMMIIVGITRQTGIFEYLAVKAAKGSKGEPLKIIGALSLITAVLSALLDNVTAVLLIVPVTFAIARQLEISPLPFLSAEILASNIGGTATLIGDPPNIMIGSATGLGFMDFVFNLTPVIVVIYVLTIFLIRLIYRKQLVAREELKANIMKLNEQDEIKDAVLLRKCLVVLSLTILGFILHQYVHLESSVIALSGASLLLLLTREDPEHALQVVEWPVIFFFIGLFVVVGALEEAGVIEAVARWSLEVTGGNVLPTGMLILWLSAIASAFVDNIPFVATMIPLIQDMGRLGGITDLNLLWWSLSLGACLGGNGTIIGASANVVVVGMAEKRGAHISFTGFMKVAFPLMLMSIVLSTGYLLFWYILHTQTAMAVTLSAGAILALVLKQAERFLTKETGKNYELLK
- the OmpR gene encoding response regulator (consisting of a CheY-like receiver domain and a winged-helix DNA-binding domain), with translation MEAKILVIDDDRKITAMLRRCLVFEGFEVQTAAGGEEGLRLAAAWKPDLVVLDVLMPGTDGWEVCRRLRAGSSLPILMLTAKDEVADRVKGLDLGADDYLVKPFALEELLARIRALLRRSRQADTAMRPLVYADLTLDHATREVRRGGRPIQLTAREFELLALFMEHPRQVLTRDQIMDRVWGIDYGGESNVLEVYVGMLRQKLEEGGEKRIIHTVRGVGYVLKE
- the CorA gene encoding Mg2+ and Co2+ transporters; protein product: MIKTYLYSHGENRMYHDVELEKKNEFLKHEEDLLWVDLYRFTEEEIKYVARIFDFHPLAVEDCMSYSPRAKLDNYEDYYFFVMHALRYDEESEEEIVLVQLNVFLGPNFVVTVHNQTLPVLGRMARVSLHSSQYMNKGMEFFLYSIIDGNTDEIFPILERIGVRIDELEDEIYEQPSKEITEEFLALKRTILTIRRAVLPQLRVFTSINAGGHPYFDIREEIKPYFLDLVDHLERIADSIEGYRDLVDASLATYHSLISARTNQTMRVLTVISTIFIPLTFLTGFFGMNVPLPYQNSGMSTFLITAGLIGVSGLMLAAFKKQKWI
- the DegQ gene encoding trypsin-like serine proteases (typically periplasmic, contain C-terminal PDZ domain), producing the protein MNRFLRSPYAKTAGAFLAGVLAVAAVLALAGVLHGVPGLSRSGAAAIADAQAAELPGLGPNTIADIVSRVGPAVVRIDTTVQGERYVDPFFNDPFFRHFFGDQFRIPMQSEERRGLGSGFIVSPDGYILTNEHVIAGADRIEVTVAGRDKPYQARKVGADHDLDLAVLKIDAGNDLPTIPLGNSDSVRVGDWVVAIGNPYGLDHTVTVGVISAKGRPVTVEDRRYKNLLQTDASINPGNSGGPLLNLNGEVVGINTAINAQAQGIGFAIPSSTVKAVFDDLVQKGGVSHPWLGVYLQQVTEELASYFGLQDLSGALVASVVSGGPAEKAGLRRGDIIVRYNGSAVNNPNDLIELVGGTAVGSQVEIEFIRGGERKTVTAVIEAKRP
- a CDS encoding hypothetical membrane protein (containing NapF, ferredoxin (COG1145)) gives rise to the protein MLPVSAASFACGEIAAGPGPAIAAVASGRRAAELVDRYLKGAKGLPPEDEGAVIGPLPAKVAGRIPRRARREAAGPPGGKAGVLLVPRPVPAEPDALYEAGRCLSCGLGARVDGAKCAACLACLRVCPYGVPVAGRQAVMPVEGCLACGICASVCPAGAIAVEKVDMAAGPHLPLDGRLAGKVAVFTCLGACEERLELDALKKNGGQPGLHVIEMPAAGALRLEWILNAFENGAAGAAVIACGAGECCHPGGAAYAQGVVARARSILEQAGIAPERLCCLRPDGERDAASLLAGFIEGLK